The Aspergillus luchuensis IFO 4308 DNA, chromosome 4, nearly complete sequence DNA window TGATGCGGCGCATGCGATTCCGCCGTCTGCCGGACAGGGGATTAATCAGGCGTTTGAGGATGTGTTTACGTATGCGTTGGTTTTGGCGAGATGTGAGGGACAGAAGGGcgggttggagagggggtTGAAGGTTTGGCAGAGGGGGAGACAGGAGAGGGTTGATAGGGTGTTGGCACTGAATGCGCAGATTGATAAGAGGAGGATGCCGAAGGCTGTTACtgctggagaggagaaggaggaggaggaggaagagaaggggtTTGAGTTGGGGTGGTTGTATAAGCCGGATTTTGAGGCtatggtggaggagtggTTGGCGTGGGAATGACTGCATGGTAGTGGTAGCAATGGGTGCAGTTGGAAGAGTTGGGTGAAACTTGGAGCTGTTTCGGGGGTTTTGGgtctgttgatgatgaagttgagagCGTGATTGGTTTGTTCATTTGGTATTTGGGATTATGTTGTTTGCTTGGGTTTAATAGGGTTGAAAAGTGCTGTGATGGTAGTATGGGATATAATGGCATTGCTtgttttactatattttacaTTGCTTCTCTTTCAGGCAAACACATAACTGTTCTTCACTCTCGTCCTTTCCACTATACAGTAGAGACCATTTGACTGATACGATAGATGGAGCAACATGACATCACTACATCACATCTCGGTTCGCTTCTTCGGTTTGCCGTGGGTCCGAGACCGAGGCTGACAAATTCGCAATCACGACCCACTGTCGACGACAACCATTATATATGGGAGAAAACATAGACAAATTAATTGTCACTCATCTATACCAACATGGCTCCCGTTATCGTCTTTGGTCCAACAGGCGCGGTCGGCTCGGCCGCCGCGCGCACCGCCCAGCAACTAGGAACCACGGTGTATCTCGCCATGCGCAACCCCACGAAATCCATTCCCGGACTCAGTGCAGGGAAGGAACGCGAGGGAGGGTTTGAAAGGGTACAGGCCGATTTCTCGCAGCCAGACACTATCTCCACTGCGGTAGCTCAGAGCAAAGCCAAGCACGCCTTCATCTACACCGACCTGACTTCATCTGACCACATGCGAGCGAGTTTCACCGCTCTCAAAGAGGCAGGAATCGAATTTGTCGTGCTGCTGAGCAGCTTCGGTATCCAGGGAGATGTTCGCAATGTGCCGCCCGAGGATCACATCGCCTATGTGCATGCGCAGGCTGAGATCTCCCTGCAAGAGGTCTTCGGTGCGCATGGTTATGTAGCAGTTCGGCCGGCCTTTTACGCGAGTAACACGCTTTGGTGGAAAGCTCCCATTCAGACCGGACATGTGAAGCTCGCTTGGCCAGCTGCAGCTTTTGACTGGATCTCTCCGGAAGATATTGGAGGCGTTTGCGGCACGATTCTGGCCCGCAGGGCCCAGGAAACTGATCTGTCGTTGAACGAGCCGTACGTGAATCTGGTCGGcgcggagaagatgggcgTCGGGGATGCTGTCAAGACTATTGGCAAAGTTCTTGGCAAGGAGGTCAATGTAActgaggtggatgagaatgAAGCCTTGGACAGCTTGGTGAATGAGTCCGGGCTGCCCGAGCCCATCGCACGATCGGTGCTCGGGTTTTGCCGGAATGCTGCGAATGGTCAGTCCTTCATGGACAGCCCCCGGTATGGTCCTGCAGTTGGCAATATTGAAAAGTATCTTGGCCGGCCGGCGACACGATTACATGAGTGGGTGGAGGCAAATCGAGAGAAATTCAGTGCTTGAGATACTGGCTTCCCGTTAAGAACTGTGATTTGTGGTCATTTGTAAATTAGCTGCGAAATAATCTCAGTGCGTGCTCCAGCAGCAATTCATTTCATCGAGTAATCAGCCATGGGTAATTCCCGTATTCTCAGGGTTTTGACCCCTGGCAAGCTGGTGGTTTGGTTGCACATTGGGTCAGTTGTGATTGCCGATAAAGTCAAATTTCCCTTGCGTGTCGAGCTCAACTTAGAGGATGTTTCTGGGCCAGTCTTCTTCATAGATGGCAGTGATGAGTATCGAGAGTCAAAATGACGAACAAACAAGTAAGCAAAGCGGGATCTGGAGGAACTTGATCCCCGCATCACAACGGTCACTCTTTCCTCGTCAATTTGCACACTGCTACAGACAAATAACGTCATGTCCTCTAAAGGATGCACTAGTGATGGATTTGCGAGCTGTAGGCGTTGCGACTGCAACTGAGTCCTGTCTTTGTCCTCGTTCTCTACAAGAGCCTCCTCGCAGTCCATCCTTATGGTTGCACGAACATAAAAGGCTCAGTGGTGGATAGATAAATGGATCTGGAACGTGCTTGACAATTATGTGTAGGTCTAAATATACAGTCTTGATGGGTTTGGAGTGATCACTTCCCCCGAGGTGAAACTGCAATGGCCATAAACACCCTCCTGGCCAGCCGTGTCTTTTCTCAACGGCGAATAGTTAccattcccatccctccTGTCTTCCAGCTCGTGGTCACAGATAATTTCGTCcacatcgtcttcatcttccggCTGCACTGCGGCCACCGGAATCTCACCCCACATGATCGGCTTCAGAGCATGCTCCTCACCCTCTGTTGGATGACATGCAGCGCTGATTGCTGCGCTGCAGCTACC harbors:
- a CDS encoding NmrA-like family protein (COG:S;~EggNog:ENOG410PX17;~InterPro:IPR036291,IPR016040;~PFAM:PF13460,PF05368;~SMCOG1199:NmrA family protein;~antiSMASH:Cluster_4.1): MAPVIVFGPTGAVGSAAARTAQQLGTTVYLAMRNPTKSIPGLSAGKEREGGFERVQADFSQPDTISTAVAQSKAKHAFIYTDLTSSDHMRASFTALKEAGIEFVVLLSSFGIQGDVRNVPPEDHIAYVHAQAEISLQEVFGAHGYVAVRPAFYASNTLWWKAPIQTGHVKLAWPAAAFDWISPEDIGGVCGTILARRAQETDLSLNEPYVNLVGAEKMGVGDAVKTIGKVLGKEVNVTEVDENEALDSLVNESGLPEPIARSVLGFCRNAANGQSFMDSPRYGPAVGNIEKYLGRPATRLHEWVEANREKFSA